The following are from one region of the Flavobacteriaceae bacterium UJ101 genome:
- the purD gene encoding phosphoribosylamine-glycine ligase (Belongs to the GARS family; Contains 1 ATP-grasp domain.; KEGG: wgl:WIGMOR_0245 phosphoribosylamine--glycine ligase), which produces MKILIIGSGGREHAIGKKILKDNPSVQLYFATGNGGTAQIGTNISANTVTELVQFAEVERIDLTMVGSEALLVEGIVDQFQAKGLKIFGPNQKAAQLEGSKAFAKEFMAKYGVKTAAYKTFTGYYAAKDYLAECPYPTVIKADGLAAGKGVVICHDQETAEETLKEIMKDKIFGDSGNTVVIEEFLEGKEASILSYFNGKEIIPFISAKDHKKIGEGETGLNTGGMGVIAPNPYVTDEVNYAFIEDILNPTLKGLLEEDLIFSGVIFFGLMITDKGVYSLEYNLRMGDPETQAVLPLMESNLLEITEKALNQESLSVKWKPQHSCCVVMVSGGYPMNYDKGFEISGLNNVDTDYYIAGAKLIDGKQITSGGRVINVVGYGDTLEEARKVAYDNVKKIRFDFKYYREDIGL; this is translated from the coding sequence ATGAAAATATTAATTATAGGAAGTGGTGGTAGAGAGCATGCCATTGGAAAAAAGATTTTAAAAGATAATCCCTCTGTACAATTGTATTTTGCAACAGGTAATGGAGGAACGGCTCAAATTGGAACCAATATTTCTGCAAATACTGTTACGGAATTAGTACAATTTGCTGAGGTAGAACGTATTGATTTAACAATGGTAGGATCTGAAGCTTTGTTGGTGGAAGGGATTGTAGATCAGTTTCAAGCAAAAGGATTGAAGATTTTTGGACCCAATCAAAAAGCAGCTCAATTAGAAGGAAGTAAAGCCTTTGCTAAAGAGTTTATGGCTAAGTATGGTGTGAAAACGGCTGCTTATAAAACATTCACAGGCTATTATGCCGCTAAAGATTATTTAGCAGAATGTCCTTATCCTACTGTAATTAAGGCAGATGGATTGGCCGCTGGAAAAGGGGTTGTTATTTGTCATGACCAAGAAACAGCCGAAGAAACTTTAAAAGAAATCATGAAAGATAAAATCTTTGGAGATTCAGGGAATACGGTTGTAATTGAGGAATTTTTAGAAGGAAAAGAAGCTTCAATACTTTCGTATTTTAATGGTAAAGAAATTATTCCATTTATTTCAGCTAAAGATCATAAGAAAATAGGTGAAGGTGAAACGGGTTTAAATACAGGAGGTATGGGTGTTATTGCACCAAACCCTTATGTAACAGATGAAGTGAATTATGCTTTTATAGAGGATATTTTAAATCCTACACTAAAAGGCTTGTTAGAAGAAGATTTAATTTTTTCAGGTGTGATTTTCTTTGGTTTAATGATTACAGATAAAGGAGTTTATTCGTTAGAATATAACTTACGAATGGGGGATCCTGAAACACAAGCCGTTTTGCCATTAATGGAATCCAATTTATTAGAAATTACAGAAAAAGCATTGAATCAAGAATCATTATCAGTAAAATGGAAACCACAACATTCTTGTTGTGTAGTAATGGTTTCTGGAGGTTATCCAATGAATTATGATAAAGGTTTTGAAATTTCAGGGCTAAATAATGTAGATACTGATTATTACATTGCAGGAGCAAAGCTTATAGATGGAAAACAAATTACTTCAGGAGGACGTGTAATTAATGTGGTGGGCTATGGTGATACATTAGAAGAAGCTCGAAAAGTAGCCTATGATAATGTAAAGAAGATTCGTTTTGACTTTAAGTATTACCGAGAAGATATAGGTTTGTAA